CAGTAATATCTTTGGTCTGTCCTAtcctagtgtgtttgtgtgcaactgcgtgcttgcgtgtgtttgtgcatgtgttcctgtgtgcgtgcgtgcgtgcgtgcatgcctgcgtgcgtgcctgtacatgtgtttgtatctgagtgtgtgcgtgcgtgtgtgtatatgtgtttgtgcgtgcgtgcgtgtgtgtatatgtgtttgtgcgtgtgtgcgtgcgtgcgtgtgagtatgtgtgtttgtgcgtgcgtgcgtgcgtgtgtgtatatgtgtgcgtgcgtgcgtgtgtgtatatgtgtttttgcgtgcatgcgtgggtgcgtgcgtgtgtgtatatgtgtttgtgcgtgcgtgcgtgagggAGGACGATTGGCGGTCTCACCAGATCCCGGTGGAGGTACTGGTTGGACTCAAGGTAGGCCATGCCCTCGGCCACGTCCTTGCACATCTCAAGCAGCTGGATGTTGGTGGGGTGCTGCTTCAGGCCCTCCTTCAGGTAGGTGAGCAGGCAGCCGTTGGAGAGGAACTCTGTCACGATGTAGATGGGCCTCTGCTTGGTGCACACGCCGTAGAGCTGCACCAGGTTCTCATGGCAGAGCTTCCTGGGAGGTTGGCATgcgacaacaacaataacagcaacagcctatcagtgagtgagtgagtgagtgaacacaTCCCTAACTTTGAACCCCTAACTACAAGCATGGAAAGtgaaaacatttacatttagggtatttagcTGACGCTAATCCAAAGTGACTAACAATgagtgcatttgtcagaagaaagaccggcaacaatatatcgctaaACACCGCCAGTAGGGAGAGCTGTTCTGCTTTCCCTGACCCTTGTCTTGTAATTGTAACCATGGTTACATCCTTACGTTTCAcatatatattaacattgcCGCGCTGTGTGGATGGTGATGgggttaaaatgtatgtgtgtttgtgtggcggtgtgtgtgtgtgtgtgtgtgtgtgtgtgtgtgtgtgtgtgtgtgtgtgtgtgtgtgtgtgtgtgtgtgtgtgtgtgtgtgtgtgtgtgtgtgtgtgtgtgtgtgcgtgcgtttttaGCTGTAGGACTACTAGAATTTGTGAATATCTTGAACATTGActgatgaggaagatgatgatgatgatgatgatgacgtggCCTACATCATGATTTTGGCCTCCTCTATGAATTCTTCCTCCGACATTGAGCCCTCCTTGATCATCTTGATGGCCACGTCGTGCTGGCCCTGCCACTTGCCGTACTTGACCACGCCGAACTGGCCGTTGCCCAGCTCCTTGATGAAGGTGAGGTGACGCGGGTTTATCTCCCACATACCTGGAAGATCCAACAAAATCCCTTTAAACCCTGACTAGTGTGGATCAGTCTCATCTTCTAGCTCGCACTGCGCTCTGTATTCCTGCCAGGGTCATGCATTCTGTTGTTTAGCCTTAGATTCCCTGAAGGGATCAAATGTACGCACATAAGGATACTGGAATCAATCCACCGCTCCCAAGATCTCATTGAAGGATTTAGTATAAGGTATCAATGTGGAATTTCTttacctctttctttctttctttctctctacaTGTTAACATATAAAGAAGCAACAGCATGCTTCTCTTAATCTTTGTATAGCTACTTTCCATGATCGGTCTATCAGTCAATGCATTATCCAGAACAAACACGGTGCCAGTGCTCTTCAAATCGCTGTGTGTTTACCGTAGCCGAGGCCTGCGGTGGATGGCGCATGGGCCCGGTTGGACACAATGATCTTCAGCCTGCTGACCATACCTAGGAGAAGGTACCAGGAACCCATGGACAAATACACAATGTCACTTTGACCAACTTTTGGCTACATAATGCAGAGAGACTTATCTAAAAAGATCCGATCAACAACCTGCTGCATTGTGCTGGTGGTAAGTGATGAGTTCTGGGATGGTGCTGAAAAAGTGCTTGTCGGCCAGGTAGAACTGCCCCTGGGAGGTGGTGCAGATGTTGTAATGTCGACAGCTCCCAGCCGTCTCCCTGATGGGGGAACCCAGCAGGACGTCAGGGTTGAGTGCCCTTTTCTGTCTTCATCAGCATTGTTTGTGCATATCAATTGATAAGTGTGTTGATGTTGAAGCATGAATAATGTAAGAGGCCGGATAAGACAGCTGTTGTTGTGACGTAAATCTTGTTAGTTCTGCATTGTCTCAATAAATCTAAAACAAAAGTTAAAGCCCTGTAGGGGACAGGACAGAGAATCCTGTGTAAAGACGTCTGTGTGGTCTGCAGCTTCTCAGAACAACAGTTTATCGCAGTCTGAAAATGAAAGTAGATTAAACTTTGGTTTTGCATGATTTGCATTTCCATCTCGGGCCCACGCTCTGCTTCTGTTTCCTCCTTCAGGACAAacgagagtctgtgtgtgtgtgtgtgtgtgtgtgtgtgtgtgtgtgtgtgtgtgtgtgtgtgtgtgtgtgtgtgtgtgtgtgtgtgtgtgtgtgtgtgtgtgtgtgtgtgtgtgcgtctgtgtgtgtgtgtctctgtgcgtgcttgtgtgtgtgtttatgtgatccTTGGCCTTGTGTAAACAGAGCTTGTAACTGTACTTACCCACTGATCTTACTGAACAGGGAGACTGTGTACTGCCCAGCCTTGAGCCTGGAATCCCGCACTACAAACCCACCGTCTTTGTTCTGTAAATTCAGAATCAGAGCGCCAAGGTTTTTAAGCATTTTCAAGTCAAACATATGTTAGTTGATACTTCCCTTTCATTTGCAGAGTTAGTTTTGCCtttgctttcatccaaagcgactaataATGAGTGTAAACACATTTCGTGGAAGAGCAGTATGGGTTTAGGCCTCTTACCTTATTATCAACAATAAGAatcataattaataataaattattgtTTACCTCAGTTTTTAACAAATTCTCTGCTTGGCTCCGGTTCATATTCTTACAATACCAGCTGTGGAAAGTGgaattatcattatttattttcaataggtgagtgctgcatgcagcgctcaaatattgtttttcttaggctttattatttctttctttccttattgttttaatattttcCTTTTGTAATAACATGTCATGTTTTTATCGTATGATTTACTCACGGATATCTTTCTAGAACATTTCCAGCCTGTACAACATAATTATTTGGTATGTAGCCTTCTCTTCTGTAATAAAAAAACAGAGGAAAAAGTCATTATGCACTAGTATGCACATCTACAATGCATTATTACACGCCCTTATCATGCAGTCCCAATGTCTTTTGTTTTTACAGAGTATAGTACTTTTAATGATTGAGCCAGAAAATGCCGCATTTGAAAGAAGacaaaacatttagaaaaaggtAAATGCACAATAATATCCAACATATCAATAACACAAATGTGCTACATCCGTATGTTCATCGGATGGTTTAGTGGCAGATCAATAGTGACTCGGACTGCACTCTGCGGCTGTTATCTTCTCCTCCCAATACTATATCAAAATATTAACTACTCTGTAAACTTCTTAAACTTCATTGATCTTCTAACCCCCATCAGGATTACTTTTTGTTCTAccccgcacacgcacgcacacacacacacacacacacgcgcgcacacagcTCACCCGTATTTATCCCGCGCCAGCCACCAGTTGGCGTCGGGCATCTCCAGGATGGTGTACTCCTCGTCCTTCTTCAGCTCCAGGTCTTGGGCTGACAGCGGGATGTACTCGTGCTCGGCGATGACTGTCATCCCCACCGACAGTGAGGGCTTGGGGGGCTCCAGAGACAACGTCTGGACGGCCGgctcctgggggaggagggcggggttgCAGGGGGGGATGCTTGTTGTTGTTACCGTAGAGTGCATGTGAAGCCTTCAAcgggggtgtgtgagtgtgtttgtgtgtgtgtgtgcatttaaaattgcacggtaaaaaaaaaaggaaaaccaaattaaagggcatttagcagacacttttgcCTGACAAATGGgcaataaagtgtgtgtgtgtgtgtgtgtgtgtgtgtgtgtgtgtgtgtgtgtgtgtgtgtgtgtgtgtgtgtgtgtgtgtgtgtgtgtgtgtgtgtgtgtggggggggggggggttcacctctactggagtaggaggaagaggtttCCCAGAGCCCCCTCTGCTGTCTTTGGACAAGCCTGTGAAATGGgagagtttttttttccaggttGTTTTGTGCTCTCAACAGCTAGAAGAGGCGACGCGGAAGGGCTAGGATAACCCTACCTTGTAACACCCTGCACCCCATCGCCTGCTTCACTTCCTGTTGACAGCACTGCCACTGGCCGTCTACCCAGAAACACGGATGGTACTTCTGCTTGAGGTCCTTGTTGTAGCGCACAACTgcccacaaacacgcacacacacaaacacacccccacacacacacacacacacgcacattacacATTAACATTGAATTGACTGTAATATGTGGAACATAACTCTGACCcaaacagagataaaaacatatACCAACTTTCTTTAAGTTTTCGTATCCATTCCGATTGAATTTCGCCATTCTTTGCGAAGATATACAGCGGCCCGTCATCGTATATGACCTGCGTGTGAGAGGACAACCTTAACATTAAACATCTGAATAATCAGGAACATTGATCAGAAGCAGGAGAAATAAAGCCCAGGCTACTTGGTGGTTTTAGTTGAATATATGAAACAATGAATGGAAGGGCTATGATAAGGTTATAAACCCACAAGGTGTTGATGACAATCCATTTGGGTTAGATTAGGAGTAGGCTATATTGTGTTATTAATCACTAAACAGACAGACGCCGAATGGGTTTTGTGTGGATGGACAAAAACAGGGAGGGCATCACAATACAAATGCTGCTTGTCAAATGTTATTTATCCTGTCATTTAAATGAGATCGCATGAAATGTGGCTGATTCTCTGATGAAATACTGAATATTCAACATTGATCATCAAAGTTGATTTGTAATATCATCGAATCAGTCGGTGATACTCAGTGCACTACAGATAAACCCAGATATCACCCAGCATGTCCAGTCTTTAAAAACAAGAATAATCCGGAAGAAGTCGCTCCTCCTTCTGAGTTGAACGTCAAACAGAAATCCCAACGTTGACTCGATCCTCTGCCACCTGGACCAACCTCCGTCCGTCTGTTTGTTCAACGAGTTTCACTTCCCACTTTAaggccttttctttttttaaagcttTGATCGTACAGTTAGTCAACTCCTATTTAGCGCACATGTATCATGCTTCATCACAAATCGTTAAAGAAAAACGATTTGAAGAACTCGCTTTCGATAATGGGAatcaaaaaacaaatataaaatataaccgcaagcggtgattaacagGGTCCGAGCAAATACCATACCGCACCCTGCAGCGGAAACGCGCCAtaacattcctgaactgcatgaatCCTCATTCAC
The DNA window shown above is from Gadus chalcogrammus isolate NIFS_2021 chromosome 10, NIFS_Gcha_1.0, whole genome shotgun sequence and carries:
- the btk gene encoding tyrosine-protein kinase BTK, with product MASSIMEECFIKRSQQKKKTSPLNYKERLFVLTQDKLSYYEYDQDKGRRKSLRGTVDLQKVKCVEKVYPEHHAPTERLYPFQVIYDDGPLYIFAKNGEIQSEWIRKLKEIVRYNKDLKQKYHPCFWVDGQWQCCQQEVKQAMGCRVLQGLSKDSRGGSGKPLPPTPVEEPAVQTLSLEPPKPSLSVGMTVIAEHEYIPLSAQDLELKKDEEYTILEMPDANWWLARDKYGREGYIPNNYVVQAGNVLERYPWYCKNMNRSQAENLLKTENKDGGFVVRDSRLKAGQYTVSLFSKISGETAGSCRHYNICTTSQGQFYLADKHFFSTIPELITYHQHNAAGMVSRLKIIVSNRAHAPSTAGLGYGMWEINPRHLTFIKELGNGQFGVVKYGKWQGQHDVAIKMIKEGSMSEEEFIEEAKIMMKLCHENLVQLYGVCTKQRPIYIVTEFLSNGCLLTYLKEGLKQHPTNIQLLEMCKDVAEGMAYLESNQYLHRDLAARNCLVDTNGTVKVTDFGLSRYVLDDEYTSSEGSKFPVRWSPPEVLLYRKFSSKSDIWAYGILMWEIHTLGKLPYERLDNQAIVDQVSTGYRLYRPQLANERVYSIMKSCWPEKPEERPTFQELAVNVQDLLYEFQ